GGCGCGGCCGCCGGCGCGCAGCGGCCCGCGCGCGGTGCTGCTGGTCGAAGACGACCCGACCGTGGCCGAAGTCATCGCCGGCCTGCTGCGCGCGCAGGGCCACCGCGTCACCCACGTCGCCAACGGCCTGGCCGCGCTGGCGGAAGTGGCGACCGCGCAGTTCGACCTGCTGCTGCTCGACCTCGACCTGCCCGGCATCAACG
This is a stretch of genomic DNA from Lysobacter sp. BMK333-48F3. It encodes these proteins:
- a CDS encoding response regulator, whose protein sequence is GLAICQELAVAMEGHIAVHSEPGQGARFVFELPLPAAEPPPAGRGAAEPARPPARSGPRAVLLVEDDPTVAEVIAGLLRAQGHRVTHVANGLAALAEVATAQFDLLLLDLDLPGIN